A region of the Leopardus geoffroyi isolate Oge1 chromosome C2, O.geoffroyi_Oge1_pat1.0, whole genome shotgun sequence genome:
CCGAGGTTCTGATCCTGTGCAATCCTAGCTTTAGGACCATAATCCTCTAGACTCGGTTTTCTtccagcacagtgcttggcacagagtagggtTAACTAATGTTATTTTCCCTTGTTCATGGCCAGCTGCCTCCCCAAGTCACTGCCCCCCAGTCCCAAAGCCACTGCTCTAATTCCTCATATCCTGAGAGCGACTCTAAGAAAGACCATCCTTCCTAAAATATGTGGCTGGTACCCACACTTGAAACTGCTCAAGTAATGGATTTTTAGTTGAATTTGGTATATATGATATCGGTCCTTCAGATGGTAACTATTTTCCTGCTGGAGAAAGTCACAACTAATCCAGTTCAACACTTTGACCACTAAGTACCCTCCAGAAGCTCTTCAACCATGAGTATCATTGGATGTGACCAGTTTGAACATTTTATTCCTCCTAAGAACTCCTTTTGATCTATGAGTAAAACGGTCTTCCTAGAAATAACCCAAGTGACATAGCATGTTCTTAAATCCATCTGTCTTCATTTTTACTATCTCCTAGTCAGATACAGAGTTTTGGGATAAGATGCAAGCAGAATGGGAAGAAATGGCCCGGAGGAACTGGATATCCGAGAACCAAGAAGCCCAGAACCAAGTTACAATCTCAGCTAGTGAGAAGGTGACCAATTCTGTTCTTATATATGCTGACCAGTTTTCTCAACCACTTTgcatcatatttttataaattagttAATAACTATTTTGTGAAAATGTTAAGAATTAAACAGACAATTTAATGTCAATCTGACCTAGAAGAAATTCTGGTAGATGGAAACAATATAATCATCCAATGTGTGAAGACAGCAAAGCTGGAATGGAATATCCTTATTTTTATCAATGTTAATACAGTTTGGCAGTCAACAAGAGCTTGGATCCTGAATGCTGGCAAGTTACTGAACTGACTGACATTGAGGGTGGGTTGGAACAAGAACTGGCTGATCCCACAATGTTTTTTGTCAGTCATTCATGTGAGCCATGTGGATGAGCTAACAGAAATGACAGGGGAGTGAAGTGGGGGCTTAGGGCTATATTTCACAGGGTCCTCACACAGCTCATGAAAGAACTACATGGAAAATATACCCTTCACACAGCCAGGTCCAGTCCCAAGGGGATTCCTCAAAGATATTCCCCTGATAGGAGCCCCAGCAAATGTGAGAGTTCAGTGAACAACCAGCCAAATTACCCATGATGTCCCAGTTGCCCTTggatttatgcttttaaaaacattttcaaaaataaattgaaatgattcaaaagatagaaaaaaatagggaatTTTCTAACTcaagggatacacacacacacacacacacacatatatacatatatatgtttgtattatGGACTTTTTATGGTAGAGGAAGTCTCAATAGTATTCAGTTTTGGATAACTTCCATTTGTTcaacccaacaaatatttattaaatgcctacctTGTAGTAGATATGATGATGAATAGTCTCCAATCTTAGGGGATTTTCAACCTACATAGTCATTCATTAAAACGTCTTCCTTACCACACCATTCTCTGTCCCTCGGTAGGCCAGGCATTCTCATAAAATCCGAAGAACTATCTTGTTAAAAATAACTCTTTTCCACAATGAAATCAAAACTAAGCAAGAAGAGAAGACATTGATACAGATTGTCAGACTCTAGGTTATAATTCGTGCACCTGAGGCATGGCTGGGCCCTGAGATTCTTGTCCCCGGGACCCCATATCTGTCATACCACTACATAAACTGGTCATACCCTGTGGCTTTGATAAGGGGGGTTGTCTTTCTCAATGCCAGTGGAGAATGAAGGTCtccatttaatgtattttaaaaccttaGTAGCATCACCAACAGACTAGCTTATTTGTATCTATCAAATTAGAAGGACATTATGATAACCTATGCTGGTAAAGTTGCAACAAATCATTTCTCTCAGATAATTCCAATAAGAGTTTAACTTGAGACAAACTTTCCCAAAAACAGTTATACACATCAAGGGCTCCAAAATAGTTCATAACCTTAAGTCTAATGAAGCCCTCTAGAAGTCCATCCTAACGTAATAATCATATGCAGACAAAGATTTGAGCATGAGATCTTCACTTTAATCttatttatgataataaaaaaattgaaagtagcctgaatgtccatcagtAGAAACTTAATTAAATAAGTTTAGGCACAAGATcgataattttaaaaaccaaatggaGCACAAGCTACaaaactgcatatatatataagcttatttatttaatttatatattcataaaaatatgagattatttataaattctgtattttttacatttttgaaataaaaaatctatagctttaaaatatgcattttcaaTGGGGCAGTATGGCCCACCATGGGGCAAAAACTGGTTCAAAGAGcaggaaggttaaaaaaaaaatctcagatattGGAATGGTTTGTAGACCTCCAAAGGGCCAAAGCATATACACAGATGTACAGTATGTGGCATTAACATTTGAGGGGAACGGATGGTAGCACTTAGCGAAAATATGTCCAaaactctgtattttttaaatcttggggaGAAATGattgaaacaaaaagaacaaaagagcaacagagaaaacaaactcCAGAATATCAGCAGTGATATTTAGGTTGTGGCATTATGGGtaactttgcttctttttatattattcaaTAACAAAATAATGTCATCTAAACTGTATACAGTGAGAATGTACTACATtcataggaaggaaagaaaaccagtaatttaaatttaattttaattaaaataaatacataaattcaaattcaaaaagaGCTTACTGAACGTGAGAATGAAGAGATAAATCAATGGATCTTGTATTGGCCCTTCTCTGCGTTGTAGGGATATTACTTTCACACCGAAAATCCCTTCAAGGACTGGCCGGGAGCATTTGAAGAGGGCTTAAAAAGACTGAAGGAGGGGGACCTGCCCGTCACCATCCTGTTCATGGAGGCGGCAATTCTTCAGGACCCTGGAGATGCAGAGGTATCCTATCCCCTTCATCCTGCCAGGCTCACAAAGTGACTACATGTAAATGAGGGACACAGGATGCCACAGAGTTCTACTGGGCTGCATTTTCTTCAGTTAAAGGTTCCCAAAGGAGTTAACCTGGTTTATTGTGCCGTGTGTTTGAAAGTTACAAATAGGTATACCTTTCTCTAACCAAATCTGCAGTATCTACAGTGcccaaaataaaaggatggggacaagaaatgaaaaaccaaGATTGCGAACCTAGAGGCTCAGCAATAGTTTTCAGGGGCCAGTGTATAGTTCCATCTAGGATTAGAGCCATACCCTATCTCACCCTTGATTTACTCActcaatgtttattgagcacatactatgtccCAAGAATTGTGCCAGACATGGGCTTCAAATATTGAGGAGCTGGAAAAAATGGAACCATTGAAAAGACACACTTGTGTTCTATCTGGAGAGACAAGTAAATAAATCAATGCAGTGTAAGAAATGCAGTGTTAGAGTATGTACAGGATGGTaggggagcagagagcaagggtcCTAAGCCAGCCTTCTCCCACAATGAAATCCAAAACTGAGCTTTGAAGGAGGGAGATTAATTAAAGACAGCAGGGGAGTAGAGATGTTAAGAGGCAGTGGTCTGTGAGTGGGCAGTGAGGCATGAAACACTGtgccaggtggggaggggagaggagacaaTGGCAGGAGAGGAGGTAGGAAGAGGTGGGTAAGAGTCTGAACTTCATGAAAGCAGGGGACTCTACTCAGCAGAGGGATGTAATCAGATTTGCATGTTTGAATTGAAAAACCCCTTTCGCTGAGGTGTAGAAGGTGATGGAGACCGAGGCCAGGAGACCACCCAGGGAGGCTTCCATCATCCTATTTTGGTCCACCATGTTTCCAAACCTGCGAAGGCCTATAATTAGATAGCAGCAGGTGTAAAGTTTTAGTTCATGAGTAATTTTCAGGAATTGTCTTATAAAGAATCTTCCTTATAAGAAATTCACAGAAATTTTAGGGAGGGGTATACACGGCTCTGAGATGGCAGTATACAATAGTGGTTAAGCTTCTAGGCTCTGCTGGCCTAACTGTGTGGGTTCGAATCCCTGCTCTACCACTCATGAGCCATGAGCCATGTGATCTGGGACAAGTCATGTAAACCATctcagcttccatttcctcatatgtaaaatggaaatcaCATTACAATAACTATCTCACTgggtgttgtgaggattaaattaggtCATACAAATAAAGTGCTTAGTTCAGTGCCTGACACATCAGTAATGAGCCTTCATTGTTACTATTGACTGTACTTAAAGTCTGTATAGGAAGGACGAGTAAACTGATCACTAGGTTAAAGCCCTGGTATCTTGTTAGTCAAAACGTTGACAGTGAAATGAGATTGAACTGAGAGTTGGAATTGTGAACCAAAATATTGGAACCCTGGAAGGTTAAAAAAGATGTATATACATTATTATCTCAGATTCATAAATGAGAACATTAGGGCACTGATTAACAAATGGATCCCAACCAAGGACCCAGGGCTTCTGAATCTTGGAGACCCCTAAATTAAGATAGTGGGCAATTAGTGAACAGTGAAAGTGACACCCTGCTCAAAGGCTAACAAGAAACCCCCAGAGAAGAACTGTTTCATCAATCTTAAGAAGCATTCTAAGATGTATGGAAGGTGAGCTCAAAATAGGGACTGCTCTGTGTACGTCTGAAAGATTAAAGAGAAGTGCCAATATTGAGGGGGGGTGGGaataatcagtattttttatgAGTTGATATGGCATGAGTAATAGTAACCCATGATGGGAAAAGCCAATATAATTCTTACAGCATTTCAGGATGAGTGTAGGTATTTTCATGAAtagttttgctttaaaatgtctGTAGGTGGGAGAACTATGCACTCCCCAAACCCTTTTAAATTCCTAAGACTCTAATACACCCCCATCCCCAGTAAATTTGAGGACAGTGCCAGCAATGAGAGGTTGGTTCATGTAGATTGCTCTTGTAATGGTGCGAGAATTATTGTTCTTATGAGTATATAGGGAgaaatttcttatattaaaaacttTCATTGTCGATATGAAATATGTGACCTGCTTAAAGACATTTGTCCCATTGTTGACAATAACACAGGGTGGGAGCAACCTTATAGCAGTAGGGAATTGGTTGAGTAAATAATGGAATATCCactcaacaaaatttaaattgaaaattctAAGTATCATGATTTTGTAAAACCATTAAAAGCGTTTATGATGCATGATAAAGTATAAGTGTAGGCTATAAAATTATGTCTATATTATATTGCATTTTATATGTGCCTTATGCATTTTAACAGTGATATTAGAGCAGTGAACACATTGGAGtggaagattttgttttcttttccctagttCCTAAATTTCCTTTACCTCTTATAATAACAGTCAGACTTGCATTTTTACAAGCTGATTTCATTTTGTACATCTTGAGATTCCTTACTATAAACTTTAAACTCTTCAGCTACATTTCTGGGTTATTTTTGCACCCCTTTTCCTGACAAATgcataattttatatgtttatcttttgGTTTTAAGACACCTAATATCATGAAATCTCAGATATTCAAATGTTTCCATGGGTCACAGGAGAATAAATCCTGAGAATTCGTAAGTAGTAAGAGGATCTTGACCCAGATGTCAGAAGAGCCTTTGGATAAAGAAATGCATGTgacatttttcccttttacaaGACTCTCGCATCTCAGACAGGTTGCTCTGCACTGAGGAATCCAAAGCACAGGAGTGAATCTGCTTCCTCTTCCAATGTTGACCTTGGTTGTTTTTTGCAGGCATGGCAGTTCCTCGGGATAACCCAGgcagagaatgaaaatgaacaagCAGCTATTGTCGCCCTCCAGAGGTACATGAAACTAAGTGCAAACTCATGGGCCTAGTGGACCCTGGCTAATGGACTTCTGTTGTTTCAGACTTGTATTTTAACCCTTAGGTACATTATGAAGAATTTGGCCAGGATAAGTGCTGAGATGCCTCGTATTACACTTAGCTGTGGGAAACAAGAATTCATGAAGAAATGATGTTCCTAAATCACAGTGTTTTGTCACCTGCAAATCAGTTGACCATCACTGGCATGAAAGTATCCATGTCAAAAGCAGTCATAAAATAGACTTAATATATAGTTCCTCTTAACTTTGTAACCTTCTGCAGCATTTGAAGGTTTTCCTCAGgagaaaatatactcaaaataatcTCAGTGTAATTTTAGCTCCTTGTGTCTACAGAGAATCTCCCAAGATAGTTTCAATGACCTATCAATACCAAAGTATCACTACCGAGCCCCTGAGTAAAGGTCTAGGCTACTTTGGCTGGACGTAGCatcacattttactttattagAGCCCCTATTTAAACCCTGAAAAAATAGCCCTACCAAATAGACTTCCCCTTTCCCTACTTAATATATAACCACCCCGCCTATATAATCTGTCGCTGAAGCACTGATGTAGGTACCAGGGGTTGCTACTCAAAGTGTTCTCCAGGGACTACCAGCTTCATTATCACCTTGGAGTTTGTCAGACCTGCTCAGGCTTGGGCCCACCCCAGGCCCACTATATTACATAATCTGCCTTTTGccagctccccagatgattctcaTGTACATCAAAGCTTGAAAAGCCCCCACTAGAGGCCAGTGGAATAGCGTGAGGGGAGCAACTGTAGCCTGTGCCTCCTGCAAACCCACCTCAGTTGTCTAGAAACacaggattctccctctcctttataAAACACTGTACAGCCTTTCATCTTTGGATATCCAAATTTAGCTCAAATCAGTTTGCTTTGTGGGTAAGATACATTTACTATATTAATAGTAGAGCAGCGCTAAAACAGTGATATCCCTGCCTCATGAAATAAAGTCCTAAGAAATTTTGTGCAAGGATTAGCCAccttttctatagtttttaaaaccatttaggggaacctgggtggctcagtcagttaagtgtctgactctggatttcggttcaggtcatgatctcacagttgtgagattgagccccatgtccggctctgtgctgagtatgtgaagcctgcttgagtttctctctgtccctcccctgctcgcatgctctttgtctctcaaaataaataaataaacattttaaaaaacatttgttaaattacCAGATCTAGCACTCAGCAAGATGAGTTTTAACTTTCTTACAAATATACTTAGGTCCCAATTTTGACATAGATAAATATGGTATTTTCCAGGGGCTTAATGTAAACTTCGCAATGCTCTTGCACCATTTAATTAGTAAAGGCTTCAAATTTCCTAAAGAACTGTTAGAGTCAGtctcagaaaaaaatctgaaataggctttttatttatttacttatttatttatgccttGATGCAGGTGCTTAGAATTACAGCCCAACAACTTGAAAGCTTTGATGGCTCTGGCTGTAAGTTACACTAACACTGGCCATCAGCAGGATGCCTGCGAAGCTCTAAAGAACTGGATTAAGCAAAATCCAAAGTACAAATACCTTGTGAAGAGCAAGAAAGGATCTCCAGGCCTTACCCGGAGGATGTCCAAGTCTCCAGTTGATAGGTATGCTTCTAACTAAACGACCGTGGGCAGTAAACACCCATATACACAATTAGTCACCTTAAGGGTAATTAACGAGCCTCACCACCAGCCATTCCAGAACGATTGTAGGACAACATCCTGCTAGAAGTGCATCTCTGATTAAAAAGATTGATGCTGAGACCAGAACCAACAATTGGACACGTGATCAACGTTGTAGTCACTCATAGGCGTTTATCTGAGTACCATAATTCGAAGCAAAGTGCTGTGGACATATAATTAACCTAAAATAAGTTACAAAATGCACCACATTTCATAAAGACTGAGAATTGGATGTGAGTAAAAACGGAAGTCAtttcttctaggggttttgtTTCTATCAGCAATAAATCATGATGTTAAATTCTTTCTCATAGAGCCTTGGGGTTTTCCACATTGGCTCTCACAGGGTCAGTGAAACTCTCCTTGGGAAGACTTGACTTAGTACAGTCTTGTTTCTGTGTATgacaaaatatttcatgaaaatcagcaggtattttttaatgtgcagtATTAGTCCTCTCATTAAGTGAATATATTTTAAGCAAGATTTTTCCAGTTTGTAATGTTCTCTTAGAACAGTGGACATAATAGTAAATAATATATGTTCAGACTATTTGGATTAtaaatctcattttttcccttgcaGCTCTGTTTTGGAAGGAGTTAAGGAATTATATCTGGAAGCTGCCCATCAAAATGGAGATATGATTGACCCAGACCTACAGACAGGTCTGGGGGTACTGTTCCACCTGAGCGGAGAATTTAACAGAGCAATAGATGCATTTAACGCTGCCTTAACTGTTCGGCCAGAGGTAAGTGCCCAACAAGAAACCATAAGGttctctgttaaaaaaataagttgcctCAGGCTACACTTTGCACATTTCTGCTACACCTTATTTGCCTGCATCCAATGGTTTAAAAAGATGAGTACTAATGATATGCTTCTGTGGCTGTTAATACTTGAGTACCTAAAATAGAAACACGAACTACCTGACAGCATCAAATGATAGCTGCTCTTTGATGAATGAAAGTCATTTCACAAAGCTGTCCGTAAAATCATTTGAGTAATTTACCACTGTCATGGTCCCCATCCATGAGCACTGGATAAATTTTTCGCCACCATCCTTCTTCTGCAAGAAATATGGGAATACTCTGTCACCGTGACTCGTACTGGTTGTTAGTTCTAATTTTGTCATCAGGACTATTCATTATGGAACCGTCTCGGGGCAACCTTGGCGAACGGAGACCGCAGTGAGGAAGCTGTGGAGGCCTACACACGAGCACTGGAGATTCAGCCAGGCTTCATCCGATCCAGATACAATCTGGGAATAAGCTGCATCAATCTGGGCGCCTACAGGTGAAGTATGGTCACAGGCTGAGAACCATGAGCCACATGCAGGGCTGAGGTGGAATAACCTACCTGAAAGATTGTTTCCCAGTGAAAATACCTCCTTTTGTAGGAGTAACCCTCCTCCTCTTGTCAAGGGAAAATTTGAACCCTCGGATCCTGGGGCCTGTTGCTGCAGGAACAGTGTGCTTCAGTGTTTCTCAGCCTGTGGCGAACAGCGATCATGGAGGCAGCTTGTGAAATGTAGATTCCCAGGCCTCTCCCCAGAGATTTCCATTCAGTCAGCCTAGGTTGGGACAAGTTAGTAACACTTCCAAGGGCAAGTGTTTGAGAAACTTGAACATTCCAACCCTTCATTtcccaaataagcaaaaaagagaacCTTGGGGGATAGGGACagggaaaccaacaaaatgagtTAAGAAGGTCCAGGGTCAGTTTTTGGCAAAGCACAACCAAAATTCCAGGTTTTCTAAAACTACTTTGCCAGTAAAGTTggctaaaaaattattttaagaaaaaattttaaatggtgggTTTATggtttaaaatgtctttcttgtTCTGCCATGATTCCTCATCATCAGGTCTATatcatatatactattttttactCATCTACAGGGCCCATAAatgacctttatttcttttaggtaATGAAAGTATAggtaatttttccttctttagcttTCTACTTTTTCGACTTTCTAAATAAATAGGTATAATTTTTgtaattggaaaaaaagagaattaagtgTTAGTTTTAAATCCCACAAAAAAATGTAACCCTTTCTCATTCTCAGAAAAAGCCTGGCTTTTAGAATCAGACAAGCTCGGATTCAAATcacagctctgccatttactggttTTGTGATTCTGGGCACATAActgtgagcctcaatttcttcacctgCTTAAAAACAAGTGGTGATAATATTTATCCCGCAAGATTATTATGCAGGTTAAACGTAATTGCCTAGCACAGAACAGTAGTCAGCATTTATTATGATGATTCTGATCATTGCCATCATCATCAGTATCCTTATCATTATCTATTCAGATAAGTCATCAGAGAGCTACATAACTGGCTTGCAATCCCTTTGACATCTGAAAAATTGCTGTTTCTGAACTGCTTTGGGGATTGTGCCATTGGCAAATATTGACGTTTCAGAAATTGGTTGCTACATTTATACTAGAAGAATCTTAGAACATTAGTCACTGGATTACACCCGTCCTCCAAGAGGACCTTGTTCAGGTTAAAACCAGGAATAGCTGAGTGACTCTGCAACTGGTTTGCTTTATTTCATGGGCACTGTGAAGTATGCGACTGCAGAGGCCCTCCTTACATCAGCTCTGCAAAGGGTCATGGGAGAACCTTTGCTGCCCCCTCGCACATCAGCTGTCGAAGGCCTGGCAATGTCCATTTTGTATACGAAGTTCATTCTGGTCTCATCTGATTTTCCTCACCCGATTTTATCTTTACCCCTTTTAGTCACTTAACTTTCTAACTATGTCATATAGATGTATTTAATAAGATACCTTAGGTCCTTTGTTGGAACAAGGAgagatgtaaataaatatgtatgtacatgtagtCATATTAACTTCTATCAGAGGAGGCTTTTATAAGGCTTCTTGTTGAGTAGTTCTTAACTGTAACTCCTCGTTACAGTGTAGAAAACAGTACTTGAGATGCCAATAAAATACTTTCTTGGCACTTACATGTATAAGCCTCAGTAGGGCACCCACTTGCAGGAGGGCTTGAAGGTCCATGATAGGTAGAAATGGGCAACTCTACTGAGAATGGATTTTTAATCCTCAAGCAGAAAGTCACCTGTACAGGAGCAAGTCAATTTTAGAGTTGCcatataaaatacagaatgcccagttaaattttaattagatAAACAGCAAATATGTTTTTAGGGtaagtattttccaaatattgcatgggacatgctcatactaaaaattattgtttatctGGTATTCAATTTAATTGTGCATCCTGTATTCTTACTTGGTAAATATGGCAACCTTGATCAAATGGCTacctaaaaatttcaaaacatctcAGCTAAGCTCTGTGGGTCCTTTATCGTCATGCTGGATGTGGGAAATTTTTATAAGTACtaaatattttgggggttttttccccctgagaaaAAGAAGACCACCAAGTGAGACATAAAACTTAAATGAATTCTGAAAATAAGTTTAACTCGAGGTGTAAGTGGATAGTTAGGAAATAATAACCCTCAAT
Encoded here:
- the PEX5L gene encoding PEX5-related protein isoform X7, producing MYQGHMQLVNEQQESRPLLSPSIDDFLCETKSEAIARPVTSNTAVLTTGLDLLDLSEPVSQTQTKAKKLEASSKTSSLKKKADGSELISADAEQRGQPLRGPETSSLDLDIQTQLEKWDDVKFHGDRNSKGHPMAERKSCSSRTGSKELLWSSEHRSQPELSGGKSALNSESASELELVPPTQARLTKEQRWGSALLSRNHSLEEEFERAKAAVESDTEFWDKMQAEWEEMARRNWISENQEAQNQVTISASEKGYYFHTENPFKDWPGAFEEGLKRLKEGDLPVTILFMEAAILQDPGDAEAWQFLGITQAENENEQAAIVALQRCLELQPNNLKALMALAVSYTNTGHQQDACEALKNWIKQNPKYKYLVKSKKGSPGLTRRMSKSPVDSSVLEGVKELYLEAAHQNGDMIDPDLQTGLGVLFHLSGEFNRAIDAFNAALTVRPEDYSLWNRLGATLANGDRSEEAVEAYTRALEIQPGFIRSRYNLGISCINLGAYREAVSNFLTALSLQRKSRNQQQVPHPAISGNIWAALRIALSLMDQPELFQAANLGDLDVLLRAFNLDP
- the PEX5L gene encoding PEX5-related protein isoform X8, with amino-acid sequence MAERKSCSSRTGSKELLWSSEHRSQPELSGGKSALNSESASELELVPPTQARLTKEQRWGSALLSRNHSLEEEFERAKAAVESDTEFWDKMQAEWEEMARRNWISENQEAQNQVTISASEKGYYFHTENPFKDWPGAFEEGLKRLKEGDLPVTILFMEAAILQDPGDAEAWQFLGITQAENENEQAAIVALQRCLELQPNNLKALMALAVSYTNTGHQQDACEALKNWIKQNPKYKYLVKSKKGSPGLTRRMSKSPVDSSVLEGVKELYLEAAHQNGDMIDPDLQTGLGVLFHLSGEFNRAIDAFNAALTVRPEDYSLWNRLGATLANGDRSEEAVEAYTRALEIQPGFIRSRYNLGISCINLGAYREAVSNFLTALSLQRKSRNQQQVPHPAISGNIWAALRIALSLMDQPELFQAANLGDLDVLLRAFNLDP